One Leisingera sp. M658 genomic window carries:
- a CDS encoding DmsC/YnfH family molybdoenzyme membrane anchor subunit, whose amino-acid sequence MHPAPSVIIFTTLSGLGFGLLAFLGLGQPAVTGTVAFVFYAIAFGLACGGLMASTFHLGRPERAWRAFTQWKTSWLSREGVCAVGALIVMGLYALGAVFLDSQWTLLGWIGAALSLATVFTTSMIYTQLKTIPRWNMELTPVMFLSFSLAGGALLAGAEAVAPWLLAIAGAVQLAYWAKGDRALEASGTDIGTATGLGERGAVRAFEPPHTGSNYLLREFVHVVGRKHAQKLRMIAFVLGFALPLLLILTPVQGVLVKHLFAALAVLSHIAGIAVSRWLFFAQAEHVVGLYYGKR is encoded by the coding sequence ATGCATCCCGCACCATCCGTCATCATCTTCACCACCCTGTCGGGGCTGGGCTTTGGCCTGCTGGCCTTCCTTGGCCTCGGCCAGCCCGCAGTGACCGGCACGGTGGCTTTTGTCTTTTACGCCATCGCCTTTGGCCTGGCTTGCGGCGGCCTAATGGCCTCTACCTTCCACCTTGGCCGCCCGGAGCGTGCATGGCGCGCTTTCACCCAGTGGAAAACCAGCTGGCTGTCGCGCGAGGGTGTCTGTGCCGTTGGCGCCCTCATCGTCATGGGGCTTTATGCGCTTGGCGCGGTGTTCCTGGACAGCCAGTGGACGTTGCTGGGCTGGATCGGTGCCGCTCTCAGCCTTGCCACGGTATTCACCACCTCGATGATCTATACCCAGCTTAAAACCATCCCGCGCTGGAATATGGAACTGACACCGGTCATGTTCCTGTCCTTCAGCCTTGCTGGTGGCGCCTTGCTGGCGGGGGCCGAGGCCGTGGCGCCCTGGCTGCTGGCCATCGCAGGTGCTGTGCAACTGGCTTATTGGGCCAAGGGCGACCGCGCGCTGGAGGCCTCCGGCACCGACATCGGCACTGCCACCGGCCTCGGCGAGCGCGGCGCGGTCCGTGCGTTTGAGCCGCCGCACACCGGGTCGAACTACCTGTTGCGCGAATTTGTGCATGTGGTGGGCCGCAAACACGCGCAGAAGCTGCGGATGATTGCATTTGTGCTGGGCTTTGCCCTGCCCCTGCTGCTGATCCTGACCCCGGTTCAGGGAGTTCTGGTCAAACATCTGTTTGCTGCTCTCGCGGTCCTTTCGCACATCGCAGGCATCGCCGTATCGCGCTGGCTGTTCTTTGCGCAGGCCGAACATGTGGTCGGCCTCTACTACGGCAAGCGCTGA
- a CDS encoding sulfite exporter TauE/SafE family protein, which produces MPLPFDLTMGQGAYLAAALFAAAVIRGFSGFGFSAIFIILAALTTNPLPLIPVVFSCEIAMTIFQARGIRPHIDWRRAFALLAGAAVATVPAIAIMARLGEDEARMAISCLILVLSLVLLSGWQLERPVGRNGTASAGAIAGIANSAGVGGLPVAAFLTAQPVPPAVFRATMIVFLTGIDLMALPVMAANGLVGPETLTGILLAFPILGLGIWAGSRGFHAVSQRLFRRAVVLMLTAFSLINIARLAF; this is translated from the coding sequence ATGCCCCTGCCCTTTGATCTGACAATGGGCCAGGGGGCCTATCTGGCCGCCGCGTTATTCGCGGCGGCCGTCATCCGCGGTTTTTCCGGCTTCGGGTTCTCCGCGATCTTCATCATTCTGGCAGCGCTGACCACCAATCCGCTGCCGCTGATCCCGGTGGTGTTTTCCTGCGAAATCGCCATGACCATTTTTCAGGCACGCGGCATCCGCCCGCATATCGACTGGCGCCGCGCCTTTGCCCTGCTGGCCGGTGCCGCCGTCGCCACTGTTCCCGCCATCGCCATCATGGCCCGGCTGGGCGAGGATGAGGCGCGAATGGCGATCTCCTGCCTGATCCTGGTGCTGAGCCTGGTTTTGCTAAGCGGCTGGCAGCTGGAACGCCCGGTCGGGCGCAATGGCACCGCGAGCGCCGGCGCCATCGCAGGCATCGCCAACAGCGCCGGTGTCGGCGGGCTGCCGGTGGCGGCCTTCCTGACCGCGCAACCGGTGCCGCCTGCGGTGTTCCGCGCCACGATGATCGTATTTTTGACCGGCATCGACCTGATGGCGCTGCCGGTGATGGCCGCAAACGGGCTGGTAGGCCCGGAAACGCTAACCGGCATTTTGCTGGCTTTTCCCATTCTGGGGCTTGGCATCTGGGCCGGCTCCCGCGGTTTTCATGCTGTCTCGCAAAGACTGTTCCGGCGCGCGGTGGTGCTGATGCTGACCGCCTTTTCGCTGATCAATATTGCGCGGCTGGCGTTCTGA
- a CDS encoding 4Fe-4S dicluster domain-containing protein: MTELPAKTDRKMGLVIDLDTCVGCHACVISCKGWNTENYGAPLSDQDPYGSDPSGTFLNRVHSYEVKLTPCSSQPDPAAQLIHFPKSCLHCEDAPCVTVCPTGASYKRVEDGIVLVNEDHCIGCGLCAWSCPYGARELDLAAGVMKKCTLCVDRIYNENLPEVDRVPSCVRTCPAGARHFGDLGDPGSDVSKLVAERGGMDLMPEMGTKPVNKYLPPRPKDTIEEEIDILAPLLAPVAEEPQGFLGWLDKALDKIPGQSSGRSSGGAN; encoded by the coding sequence ATGACTGAGCTTCCCGCCAAGACCGACCGCAAAATGGGTCTGGTCATCGACCTGGACACCTGCGTCGGCTGCCATGCCTGTGTGATTTCCTGCAAAGGCTGGAACACCGAAAACTATGGTGCCCCCCTATCGGACCAAGACCCTTATGGCAGCGACCCTTCGGGCACCTTCCTGAACCGGGTGCATTCCTATGAGGTGAAGCTCACACCCTGCAGCAGCCAGCCGGACCCGGCAGCGCAGCTGATCCATTTCCCCAAGTCCTGCCTGCACTGCGAGGACGCGCCCTGTGTCACCGTCTGCCCCACCGGCGCCAGCTACAAACGGGTCGAAGACGGTATCGTTCTGGTGAATGAGGACCACTGCATCGGCTGCGGCCTGTGTGCCTGGTCCTGCCCTTACGGCGCACGCGAATTGGACCTGGCCGCAGGTGTGATGAAGAAATGCACGCTTTGCGTGGACCGGATCTATAACGAGAACCTGCCGGAAGTGGACCGAGTTCCTTCCTGTGTTCGGACCTGTCCGGCAGGTGCGCGCCATTTCGGCGACCTTGGCGATCCCGGCAGCGATGTCTCCAAACTGGTGGCGGAGCGCGGCGGCATGGATCTGATGCCGGAAATGGGCACCAAACCGGTGAACAAATACCTGCCGCCCCGGCCCAAGGACACGATCGAAGAAGAGATCGACATCCTCGCTCCGCTGCTGGCGCCAGTCGCTGAAGAACCTCAGGGGTTCCTGGGCTGGCTGGACAAAGCACTCGACAAAATTCCAGGTCAATCTTCAGGCCGATCTTCAGGGGGGGCGAACTGA
- the pta gene encoding phosphate acetyltransferase, whose translation MTKTLSPLELLQAEAPAARPVVALSEGTDPRVVAGALAAHQAGIADVILIGPQTDVTAALQAEGASASEGVAVHDPATSGLTEAFAAEYHSLRKHKGVDAAAARAAAETPLVYAAMLVRLGHATGTVGGAVHTTGDVVRSAIQVIGMAPDAGMVSSFFLMYPPEGARDGARAMLYSDCGLVIDPNPAEMVSIAAASARSAQALLRVDPKLAFLSFSTKGSAKHPAVDKVTEALSLFQDAHPDLQADGELQFDAAFVPAIGERKSPGSSVAGQANVMIFPNLDAGNIGYKITQRLGGYSAIGPVLQGLAKPANDLSRGCSAEDVTQIIAVTILQAAGAPGPDI comes from the coding sequence GTGACCAAAACACTCTCGCCCCTCGAACTGCTGCAGGCCGAAGCCCCGGCCGCCCGTCCTGTTGTTGCCCTTAGCGAAGGCACTGACCCCCGCGTCGTGGCCGGCGCCCTGGCGGCGCATCAGGCCGGTATCGCCGATGTGATCCTGATCGGCCCCCAAACCGACGTCACCGCCGCCCTGCAAGCCGAAGGCGCCAGCGCAAGCGAGGGCGTCGCGGTTCATGACCCGGCCACATCCGGGCTGACCGAGGCCTTCGCGGCTGAGTACCACAGCCTGCGCAAGCACAAGGGCGTGGACGCCGCCGCCGCCCGCGCCGCTGCCGAAACCCCGCTGGTCTATGCCGCTATGCTGGTGCGTTTGGGCCATGCCACCGGCACCGTCGGCGGCGCGGTTCACACCACCGGCGATGTGGTGCGCAGCGCCATTCAGGTGATCGGCATGGCGCCGGATGCGGGCATGGTCTCCTCCTTTTTTTTGATGTACCCGCCCGAAGGCGCCCGCGATGGCGCCCGGGCGATGCTGTACTCTGATTGCGGTCTGGTGATTGATCCGAACCCCGCCGAGATGGTCTCAATCGCCGCCGCCTCGGCCCGGTCCGCACAAGCGCTGCTGCGGGTGGATCCGAAACTGGCCTTCCTCAGCTTCTCCACCAAGGGCAGTGCCAAGCATCCGGCAGTGGACAAGGTGACCGAGGCGCTGAGCCTGTTTCAGGACGCCCACCCTGATCTGCAGGCCGATGGCGAACTGCAGTTCGACGCCGCCTTTGTGCCCGCGATCGGGGAACGCAAGTCGCCGGGTTCCAGCGTGGCAGGCCAGGCCAATGTGATGATCTTCCCCAATCTGGATGCCGGCAACATCGGCTATAAGATCACCCAGCGGCTGGGCGGTTATTCCGCCATCGGCCCGGTTCTGCAGGGGCTGGCAAAACCCGCCAACGACCTGTCGCGCGGCTGCAGCGCCGAAGACGTCACCCAGATTATCGCCGTCACCATCCTGCAGGCCGCAGGCGCCCCGGGTCCGGATATTTGA
- a CDS encoding carboxymuconolactone decarboxylase family protein: MTQRLDYFAAAPDLFQPMLALEATLKDSGLEHSLIELVKLRASQINGCAYCIHMHTHDMRSKGESEDRMHLLNAWRESSLYSAREQAALAWTEALTRIETTAAPDADYDLVAQQFSPREQAALTLVVSTINAWNRIAIGFRTPHPAGQEATAA, translated from the coding sequence ATGACCCAGCGCCTTGATTACTTCGCCGCCGCCCCCGACTTGTTTCAGCCGATGCTGGCGCTTGAAGCCACGCTCAAAGACAGCGGGCTGGAACACAGCCTGATTGAATTGGTGAAACTGCGGGCCTCGCAGATCAACGGCTGCGCTTACTGCATTCACATGCACACGCATGACATGCGCTCGAAGGGTGAGAGCGAAGACAGGATGCATCTCCTGAATGCCTGGCGCGAGTCCTCACTTTATTCCGCGCGGGAACAGGCCGCCCTGGCTTGGACCGAAGCCCTGACAAGGATTGAAACCACCGCAGCGCCGGACGCGGATTATGATCTGGTCGCACAGCAGTTTTCGCCCCGTGAACAGGCGGCGCTGACACTGGTGGTGTCCACCATCAACGCCTGGAACCGGATTGCAATCGGC
- a CDS encoding SDR family oxidoreductase: MELKNKTLIITGASSGIGAAAALLFAAEGANVVLGARRQAELQTLAGQINQSGGKAACLAGDVTSEAYSANLVALAVEEFGGLDGAFNNAGMMGEMGPVEHMDAANWNAVIAANLTGAFFSAKAQIPALRARGSGSIVFTGSFVGVSNGGMPGMGAYAASKAGLVGLVQSLASDHAAEGIRVNALLPGGTKTAMAGDDPETHSFIAGLHPMKRMAEPSEIAQAAVFLLSDRSSFVTGTPMAVDGGVAVRLV, encoded by the coding sequence ATGGAACTGAAAAACAAGACACTCATCATTACCGGCGCCAGCAGCGGCATTGGCGCCGCCGCGGCACTGCTGTTTGCAGCAGAAGGGGCCAATGTCGTGCTGGGGGCCAGGCGGCAGGCGGAATTGCAGACCCTTGCCGGGCAGATCAACCAAAGCGGCGGCAAGGCGGCCTGTCTTGCCGGCGATGTCACCAGCGAAGCTTATTCGGCAAACCTGGTGGCTCTTGCCGTGGAAGAATTCGGCGGGCTGGACGGGGCTTTCAACAATGCGGGCATGATGGGCGAAATGGGGCCGGTGGAGCATATGGACGCCGCCAATTGGAACGCGGTAATCGCGGCCAACCTGACGGGGGCATTTTTTTCGGCCAAGGCACAGATCCCGGCGCTAAGGGCGCGGGGCAGCGGGTCGATTGTCTTTACCGGATCTTTTGTCGGCGTCAGCAACGGCGGCATGCCGGGCATGGGGGCCTATGCCGCGTCAAAGGCCGGGCTGGTGGGGCTGGTTCAGTCGCTGGCCTCTGATCATGCGGCGGAAGGCATCCGGGTGAATGCCCTGCTGCCGGGCGGCACCAAGACCGCGATGGCCGGCGACGATCCGGAGACGCACAGCTTTATCGCCGGGCTGCACCCGATGAAGCGGATGGCCGAGCCGTCCGAAATTGCCCAGGCCGCAGTGTTCCTGTTGTCCGACCGGTCCAGTTTCGTAACCGGAACGCCAATGGCCGTGGACGGCGGGGTTGCCGTGCGGCTGGTCTAG
- a CDS encoding PLP-dependent aminotransferase family protein, which produces MGISVDTFFLNPDAQGTLQAQIQEMIAEGILSGRFRVGEKLPSSRKLAAHLGISRITVTLAYTELLANDYLTSRGRSGYFVSDNAPVPPSYTPQQKSGDAMDWGKVLARSFTGGDTPRKPQNWREYRYPFIYGQADASLFDHANWRLCALRALGQKDFAALANDYFDQDDPLLIEYIARHTLPRRGITARPEEVLITLGAQNALWITCQLLLNRRRRAAVEDPAYYTLRDQVVQTRCQVDCIPVDDGGMPPERISQDTDVIFCTPSHQSPTTFTMPMERRKELLQRASEIDAVIVEDDYEFEMSFLGAPSPSLKSLDTEGRVIYAGSFSKSLFPGLRLGYLVGSEPFIRQARALRASVLRHPPGHVQRTVAYFLSLGHYDAQIRRTAKVLHDRRAVIEDAIGKHGLTIAGVGSFGGSALWMRAPEGVDTTAVAERLKEKSVIIEPGAPFFDAEHRRQNYYRLGYSSIPVTRIEPGLALIAKALKQG; this is translated from the coding sequence ATGGGCATTTCCGTCGATACCTTTTTCCTCAACCCTGACGCCCAGGGCACTCTGCAAGCGCAGATCCAGGAAATGATTGCCGAGGGCATTCTGTCCGGGCGGTTCCGGGTCGGGGAAAAACTGCCGTCCTCGCGCAAACTGGCGGCGCATCTGGGGATCAGCCGGATCACCGTGACGCTGGCCTATACCGAGCTTTTGGCCAATGATTACCTTACCTCGCGCGGGCGGTCGGGTTATTTTGTTTCCGACAATGCGCCGGTGCCGCCCTCCTACACGCCGCAGCAGAAGTCCGGCGATGCGATGGATTGGGGCAAGGTGCTGGCGCGCAGCTTTACCGGCGGCGACACCCCGCGCAAACCCCAGAACTGGCGCGAGTACCGCTATCCGTTCATCTACGGGCAAGCCGATGCCTCGCTGTTTGACCATGCCAACTGGCGGCTGTGCGCGCTGCGGGCGCTGGGGCAGAAAGATTTTGCCGCGCTGGCAAATGATTACTTTGACCAGGACGATCCGCTGCTGATCGAATACATCGCCCGCCACACGCTGCCGCGGCGCGGGATCACTGCGCGGCCTGAAGAGGTTTTAATCACCCTGGGCGCCCAGAATGCGCTGTGGATCACCTGCCAGCTGCTGTTGAACCGCAGGCGGCGGGCTGCGGTCGAGGATCCGGCCTATTACACCCTGCGCGACCAGGTGGTGCAGACCCGCTGCCAGGTGGACTGCATTCCGGTCGATGACGGCGGGATGCCGCCCGAGCGGATTTCGCAAGACACCGATGTGATCTTTTGCACCCCCAGCCATCAAAGCCCGACCACCTTCACCATGCCGATGGAACGGCGCAAGGAGCTGCTGCAGCGGGCCAGTGAAATCGACGCGGTGATCGTCGAGGATGACTACGAATTCGAGATGTCCTTTCTGGGCGCGCCTTCCCCTTCGCTGAAGTCTCTCGATACCGAAGGGCGGGTGATCTATGCCGGCAGTTTTTCCAAGTCGCTGTTTCCCGGGCTGCGGCTTGGGTATCTGGTCGGCTCGGAGCCGTTTATCCGCCAGGCCAGGGCTTTGCGCGCCAGCGTGCTGCGGCACCCGCCGGGCCACGTCCAGCGCACCGTCGCCTATTTCCTGTCGCTGGGCCACTACGACGCCCAGATCCGCCGCACCGCCAAGGTGCTGCATGACCGCCGCGCCGTGATCGAGGATGCCATCGGCAAGCACGGCCTCACCATTGCCGGCGTCGGCAGCTTTGGCGGCTCGGCCCTGTGGATGCGGGCACCGGAGGGGGTGGATACCACCGCTGTTGCAGAACGGCTGAAGGAAAAAAGCGTTATCATCGAGCCCGGCGCACCGTTTTTTGATGCCGAGCACCGACGGCAGAATTATTACCGGCTTGGCTATTCTTCGATTCCCGTCACAAGGATTGAGCCTGGCCTGGCATTGATTGCCAAGGCACTGAAGCAAGGCTGA
- the xsc gene encoding sulfoacetaldehyde acetyltransferase gives MKMTTEEAFVKTLQMHGIEHAFGIIGSAMMPISDIFEPAGITFWDCAHEGSGGMMADGYTRATGKMSMMIAQNGPGITNFVTAVKTAYWNHTPLLLVTPQAANKTMGQGGFQEMEQMRMFADCVCYQEEVRDPSRMAEVLNRVIMQAKRNSAPAQINVPRDYFTQVIDIDLPAIVDFELPSGGADAVSQAAELLSNAKFPVILNGAGVVIGGAIPASMALAERLDAPVCVGYQHNDAFPGSHPLFAGPLGYNGSKAGMELISKADVVLALGTRLNPFSTLPGYGIDYWPTDAKIIQVDINPDRIGLTKKVSVGIVGDAKTVADTILSQLADTAGDAGRDERKALISHTKSAWAQELSSMDSEQDDPGTTWNQRARDAKPDWLSPRRAWRAIQAGLPKDAIISSDIGNNCAIGNAYPSFEDGRKYLAPGLFGPCGYGLPAVVGAKIGCPDVPVVGFSGDGAFGIAVTELTAIGREEWPAVTQVVFRNYQWGAEKRNSTLWFDDNFVGTELDQQVSYAGIANACGLKGVIARTQDELTDALRQACEDQKKGITTLIEAMINQELGEPFRRDAMKKPVAVAGISKDDMRPQQV, from the coding sequence ATGAAAATGACCACCGAAGAAGCCTTCGTCAAAACCCTGCAAATGCACGGCATCGAACACGCCTTTGGCATCATCGGTTCGGCCATGATGCCGATTTCCGATATCTTTGAGCCGGCAGGCATCACCTTCTGGGATTGCGCCCATGAAGGTTCGGGCGGCATGATGGCGGACGGCTACACCCGCGCCACCGGCAAGATGTCGATGATGATTGCCCAGAACGGCCCCGGCATCACCAACTTTGTGACCGCCGTGAAAACCGCCTACTGGAACCACACCCCGCTGCTGCTGGTCACCCCGCAGGCCGCGAACAAGACCATGGGTCAGGGCGGTTTCCAGGAAATGGAACAGATGCGCATGTTCGCCGACTGCGTCTGCTACCAGGAAGAAGTGCGCGACCCTTCGCGCATGGCCGAAGTCCTGAACCGCGTGATCATGCAGGCCAAGCGCAACTCGGCGCCGGCCCAGATCAACGTGCCGCGCGACTACTTCACTCAGGTGATCGACATCGACCTGCCTGCAATCGTCGACTTTGAACTGCCCTCCGGCGGCGCGGATGCGGTGAGCCAGGCAGCTGAGCTGCTGTCGAACGCCAAGTTCCCGGTCATCCTGAACGGTGCCGGCGTTGTCATCGGCGGCGCGATCCCCGCGTCCATGGCCCTGGCCGAGCGTCTGGATGCCCCGGTCTGCGTTGGCTACCAGCACAACGACGCCTTCCCCGGCTCGCACCCGCTGTTTGCTGGCCCCCTGGGCTATAACGGCTCCAAGGCCGGCATGGAGCTGATCTCCAAAGCTGACGTGGTGCTGGCACTCGGCACCCGCCTGAACCCGTTCTCGACCCTGCCCGGCTATGGCATCGACTATTGGCCGACCGACGCGAAAATCATCCAGGTTGACATCAACCCGGATCGCATCGGCCTGACCAAGAAAGTCTCCGTGGGCATCGTCGGCGACGCAAAGACCGTTGCAGACACCATCCTTAGCCAGCTGGCGGATACCGCAGGCGACGCGGGCCGTGATGAGCGCAAGGCGCTGATCTCGCACACCAAGTCGGCTTGGGCCCAGGAACTGTCCTCGATGGACAGCGAGCAGGACGATCCCGGCACCACCTGGAACCAGCGCGCCCGCGATGCCAAGCCCGACTGGCTCAGCCCGCGCCGCGCATGGCGTGCGATCCAGGCCGGACTGCCGAAAGACGCGATCATCTCTTCGGACATCGGCAACAACTGCGCCATCGGCAACGCCTACCCGTCGTTTGAAGACGGCCGCAAATACCTGGCCCCCGGCCTGTTCGGCCCCTGCGGTTACGGCCTGCCGGCGGTTGTCGGTGCGAAAATCGGCTGCCCGGACGTTCCGGTTGTCGGCTTCTCGGGCGACGGCGCCTTCGGCATCGCCGTGACCGAGCTGACCGCGATCGGCCGCGAGGAATGGCCCGCCGTGACCCAGGTTGTGTTCCGCAACTACCAGTGGGGCGCCGAAAAGCGTAACTCCACCCTGTGGTTCGACGACAACTTTGTCGGCACCGAGCTGGACCAGCAGGTCTCTTACGCCGGGATTGCCAATGCCTGCGGCCTGAAAGGGGTGATTGCCCGCACCCAGGACGAGCTGACCGACGCCCTGCGTCAGGCCTGCGAAGACCAGAAGAAAGGCATCACCACCCTGATCGAAGCGATGATCAACCAGGAACTGGGTGAGCCGTTCCGCCGCGACGCAATGAAGAAACCGGTCGCCGTTGCTGGCATCAGCAAAGACGACATGCGTCCGCAGCAGGTCTGA
- a CDS encoding molybdopterin oxidoreductase family protein, with the protein MTHQQPILNTSPKVSDEIRQTTCYMCACRCGINVHMKDGKVAYIEGNRDHPVNKGVLCAKGSAGIMQVNAPSRLKAPMIRTGPRGSGQYKEISWDEALAIAVGWLEPVRHEAPEQLAFFTGRDQSQSFTSFWAQSFGTPNYAAHGGFCSVNMATAGIYTMGGAFWEFGQPDWDHTKLFMLFGVAEDHDSNPIKMGLGKIKKRGARVIGVNPIRSGYNAIADEWVGITPGTDGLFILSMIHVLMKAGKIDLDYLSRYTNAPVLVNASEGPDKGLFLRDDDGKMLVIDRTTGKLTPFDQPGVRPDLSAVYEKDGITHRPVFHQMAERYLADEYAPEAIADKCGIPAKRIRAIAGELARVAFDEAFELDVEWTDFRGEKHTKMTGRPVSMHSMRGVSAHANGFQTCRALHVLQILLGTVEVPGGFRFKPPYPKPVEAHPTPHCKATPDTPLDGPHLGFVRGPEHLALKEDGSPARIDKAFTWENPMSAHGLMHMVISNAHAGDPYKIDTLFMYMANMSWNSSMNTKGVMEMLTDKDENGDYKIPHIIYSDAYSSEMVSFADLILPDTTYLERHDCISLLDRPICEADAAADAIRWPVIEPDRDVRGFQTVLVQLANRMKLPGFTNEDRTAKWKDYADYIVNHERKPGIGPLSGFRGTDGSKTGRGEVNPEQLNQYIENGGFHVAHIPEEAGYYKPWNTAYQDWAVDMGIYDSPQPYLFQLYVEPMRKFQLAAEGHGDRQPPDHLRQRVKDVMDPLPIWYETDQQGNEGFTVNALTQRPMAMYHSWGTQNAWLRQLHGRNPLYVPTKLMRENSLQDGDWAKVTSPHGSITVPVMEMAALNDNTVWTWNAIGKRKGAWALEEDAPEATKGFLLNHLIHELLPPKGDGMRWANSDPITGQAAWFDLKVKIEKAAAPADLQESQPAFPAQESPVGTGPKELKWKVGK; encoded by the coding sequence ATGACCCATCAGCAGCCAATCCTGAACACGTCGCCCAAGGTCTCGGACGAGATCCGGCAGACCACCTGTTACATGTGCGCCTGCCGTTGCGGCATCAACGTGCACATGAAAGACGGCAAGGTCGCCTATATCGAGGGCAACCGCGACCACCCGGTGAACAAAGGCGTGCTCTGCGCCAAAGGGTCGGCCGGCATCATGCAGGTCAACGCCCCGTCGCGCCTGAAGGCGCCGATGATCCGCACCGGCCCGCGCGGTTCGGGCCAGTACAAGGAAATCTCCTGGGACGAGGCGCTGGCAATTGCGGTGGGCTGGCTGGAGCCGGTCCGCCACGAGGCGCCCGAGCAGCTGGCGTTCTTCACTGGCCGCGACCAGTCGCAAAGCTTCACCAGCTTCTGGGCGCAAAGCTTCGGTACCCCGAATTATGCGGCACACGGCGGTTTCTGCTCGGTCAACATGGCAACCGCCGGCATCTACACCATGGGCGGCGCGTTCTGGGAGTTCGGCCAGCCCGACTGGGACCACACCAAGCTGTTCATGCTGTTCGGCGTGGCCGAGGACCACGATTCCAACCCGATCAAGATGGGTCTGGGCAAAATCAAGAAACGCGGCGCGCGGGTGATCGGGGTCAATCCGATCCGCTCAGGCTATAACGCGATTGCAGACGAATGGGTCGGCATCACGCCGGGCACCGACGGGCTGTTCATCCTGTCGATGATCCACGTGCTGATGAAGGCTGGCAAGATCGACCTGGACTATCTCAGCCGCTACACCAACGCGCCGGTGCTGGTGAATGCATCTGAAGGCCCGGACAAAGGCCTGTTCCTGCGGGACGACGACGGCAAGATGCTGGTGATCGACCGCACCACCGGCAAGCTGACCCCGTTCGACCAGCCCGGCGTGCGGCCCGATCTGTCGGCAGTCTATGAAAAAGACGGCATCACCCACCGCCCGGTCTTCCACCAGATGGCCGAGCGCTATCTGGCCGATGAATACGCCCCCGAAGCCATCGCCGACAAATGCGGCATCCCGGCCAAGCGCATCCGCGCCATTGCGGGCGAGCTGGCCCGCGTCGCCTTTGACGAGGCGTTTGAGCTGGATGTGGAATGGACCGACTTCCGTGGCGAAAAACACACCAAGATGACCGGCCGCCCGGTCTCCATGCACTCGATGCGCGGGGTGTCGGCACATGCCAACGGTTTCCAGACCTGCCGCGCGCTGCATGTGCTGCAGATCCTGCTTGGCACGGTTGAGGTTCCCGGCGGCTTCCGCTTTAAACCGCCCTACCCCAAACCGGTCGAGGCGCACCCCACCCCGCATTGCAAGGCAACCCCCGATACCCCGCTGGACGGCCCGCACTTGGGCTTTGTCCGCGGACCGGAACATCTGGCGCTGAAAGAAGACGGCAGCCCGGCGCGGATCGACAAGGCGTTCACCTGGGAAAACCCGATGTCGGCCCACGGGCTGATGCATATGGTGATCTCCAACGCGCATGCGGGCGACCCTTACAAGATCGACACGCTGTTCATGTATATGGCCAACATGTCGTGGAACTCCTCCATGAACACCAAAGGTGTGATGGAGATGCTGACCGACAAGGATGAAAACGGCGACTACAAGATCCCGCACATCATCTACTCGGACGCCTATTCTTCCGAAATGGTGAGTTTTGCCGACCTGATCCTGCCCGATACCACCTATCTGGAGCGCCACGACTGTATTTCGCTCTTGGACCGCCCGATCTGCGAGGCGGATGCGGCAGCCGATGCCATCCGCTGGCCGGTGATTGAGCCGGACCGCGACGTGCGCGGCTTCCAGACGGTGCTGGTCCAGCTGGCCAACCGGATGAAGCTGCCGGGCTTCACCAATGAAGACCGCACCGCCAAGTGGAAAGACTACGCTGACTACATCGTCAACCACGAGCGCAAGCCGGGGATTGGCCCGCTGTCCGGTTTCCGCGGCACAGACGGCAGCAAAACCGGCCGCGGCGAAGTGAACCCGGAACAGCTGAACCAATACATCGAAAACGGCGGCTTCCATGTGGCCCACATCCCCGAAGAGGCAGGGTATTACAAACCCTGGAACACCGCCTATCAGGACTGGGCCGTGGACATGGGTATCTATGACAGCCCGCAACCCTATCTGTTCCAGCTGTACGTTGAGCCGATGCGCAAGTTCCAGCTCGCCGCCGAAGGCCATGGCGACCGCCAGCCCCCGGACCATTTGCGCCAGCGGGTCAAGGACGTGATGGACCCGCTGCCGATCTGGTACGAGACCGACCAGCAGGGCAATGAAGGCTTCACTGTCAACGCGCTGACCCAGCGTCCGATGGCGATGTACCACTCCTGGGGCACCCAGAACGCCTGGCTGCGCCAGCTGCACGGCCGCAACCCGCTGTATGTTCCGACCAAACTGATGCGCGAGAACAGCCTGCAGGACGGCGACTGGGCCAAGGTCACCTCGCCGCATGGGTCGATCACCGTGCCGGTGATGGAGATGGCGGCCTTGAACGACAACACGGTTTGGACCTGGAACGCTATCGGCAAACGCAAAGGCGCCTGGGCGCTGGAAGAAGACGCACCGGAGGCCACTAAAGGCTTCCTGCTCAATCACCTGATCCACGAGCTGCTGCCGCCCAAGGGCGACGGCATGCGGTGGGCCAACTCGGATCCGATCACCGGCCAGGCGGCCTGGTTCGACCTGAAAGTCAAAATCGAAAAGGCCGCCGCCCCGGCTGACCTGCAGGAAAGCCAGCCGGCCTTCCCTGCTCAGGAGTCGCCCGTTGGCACCGGCCCGAAAGAACTGAAGTGGAAAGTAGGCAAATGA